The Pseudodesulfovibrio sp. zrk46 genome contains a region encoding:
- a CDS encoding methyltransferase domain-containing protein, with amino-acid sequence MSLHHTSDAPSRPKRFTEGKLNNDLILKELGLVPGQTAVDIGCGTGYMARLFAQEVGLEGMVYALDVNPQYITELQAECDEPNLRPMVSDVAGGCVLPDDTADLVYLSTVLHAQRRDTLPVIAKELQRVLRPGGTLAVVEIAKHDTPFGPPVSQRFSPEELQQALLLSPVKTVDVAEHFYLQLFRNS; translated from the coding sequence ATGTCATTGCACCACACTTCTGATGCGCCTTCCCGTCCGAAACGCTTCACCGAAGGTAAGTTGAATAACGATCTGATCTTGAAAGAGCTTGGGCTCGTGCCGGGGCAGACTGCGGTGGATATCGGATGCGGCACGGGCTACATGGCGCGACTCTTCGCGCAGGAAGTGGGGCTCGAGGGAATGGTCTATGCGTTGGACGTGAACCCGCAGTACATTACTGAATTGCAGGCCGAGTGTGACGAGCCTAACCTCCGCCCCATGGTTTCCGACGTCGCCGGAGGCTGCGTTCTGCCCGATGACACCGCTGACCTCGTATATCTTTCCACGGTTCTCCACGCCCAGCGGCGCGATACACTTCCGGTTATCGCCAAGGAATTGCAACGTGTCCTGCGGCCCGGGGGGACGCTGGCTGTCGTCGAGATTGCCAAGCACGATACGCCGTTTGGCCCGCCTGTGTCTCAACGTTTTTCGCCTGAAGAATTGCAACAGGCGCTGCTGTTGTCACCAGTGAAAACAGTGGATGTCGCCGAGCATTTCTACTTACAACTATTTCGTAATTCCTGA